The following proteins are co-located in the Nonlabens ponticola genome:
- the porU gene encoding type IX secretion system sortase PorU: MKFTLSLFFLISWAFALGQSHSYQLDWQDSQTLAVGQSTITVPAFKDHLVYENGNILFSDILSINGSIDPLSARLSNLQTEIISRADLQDLDESNLPVSPNLIVGNALSRKRNYIQIQLHPIYRSNGNIYRVTSFTANYSMATATAAPKNTTLTNSILASGDWYRFKVEQTGVHRITQGFLSSLGMDVDNIDPRNLKIYGQGGTSLPLTNEDNRFYDPAEIAIRVNGSADGSLDSGDEVLFYAVASDTEFIEDNDSFINPYDDDTYYYITASGGAGKRIAAFNQPTQAPTVTYTSYEVVKHVETDERNIGQIGRLWYGERFSIEPEQSFTLQFDNVLASRPARLRITTGAISDIRTSMSFSINGQSLGVTSYTGLSNDNISVARRNTLINNTDVNLTSDEAVVTLSYDNAGNPGAQAYLDYIRIDAYQELTGIGKQFKFYVPESAVRSGVAQYAVSNASEISAAWDITDRFNIRSIENIDNAAQFNFNAPQGSLRTYQAVVPSDYHSPVLPQDARVGNQNLKGTIFNNSGGSFVDIDYLIITPDFLQNQAQRLANYHIRDGNLNTKVVLLQDIYNEFSEGKQDISAIRNFVKYVYDNASDPSRRVQYLNMFGDTSFDYKDRIAVKDNIVPSFLSANSTSTVGSYCTDDFFTYMDPEEGTGATNNLMDIAVGRMIVSTQQEAREMVDKIVSYTARPAFERWRNDVTLIGDDVDIPSDDILQESVNQLADDITENRPDYNVRKILLDSYDQVSTAGGERYPDAVDDIRNAFEQGSLVINYFGHGNEDGLSQEFVVTQSLVRNLRNANTLPLFITVTCEFTRYDNPLRTSGGEITYLNPQGGAISLVATNRLIFISVGVTLNDTLDQYLFGFNNVEPISMAEALRLAKTDPALARNGTRRVVAFIGDPALKLAFPSPRVALTAINGQPIVTANDQPQLRALDRATVSGEVQDLSGRLIPDYNGTVSVTLFDKPIDRTTFANDNSRDSDGDIIKLNFDQQGEVLFRGQATVENGLFNVEFVLPRDTQIPLGNGRLSFYAQRDQPLEDQNGFSEQVIIGGINEDAPEDNVGPEIELFMNDRNFVSGGITDPNPLILAFLEDMNGINTASGIGHDIIGILDGDETNPFILNDYYEADVDDFTRGKVFFPLRDIEPGLHTLTVKGWDTYNNSSTQEIQFVVAAGDGIELTRVLNYPNPFSTYTEFWFNHNRPFEPLDVQVQVMTVTGKVVWTQNQIITTTGFTSREITWDGMDDFGQRLAKGVYIYKITVKSSLANETASKIEKLVIL; this comes from the coding sequence ATGAAATTTACATTATCGCTTTTTTTCCTTATTTCATGGGCTTTTGCCTTAGGTCAGTCACATTCTTACCAGTTGGATTGGCAAGATTCTCAAACGCTTGCCGTCGGGCAATCGACGATCACCGTGCCGGCTTTCAAGGATCATTTGGTTTATGAAAATGGGAATATCTTATTCTCTGATATTTTATCGATAAACGGTAGCATTGATCCATTATCGGCACGTTTAAGCAATTTGCAGACTGAAATTATCTCGAGAGCAGACTTGCAAGATCTCGATGAGAGCAATCTTCCCGTGAGTCCCAATTTGATTGTTGGGAATGCGCTTTCGCGAAAGCGTAACTACATACAAATACAATTGCATCCTATATATAGGAGTAATGGCAACATCTATCGGGTAACTTCTTTTACGGCAAATTACAGTATGGCAACCGCGACGGCGGCTCCTAAGAATACTACCTTGACTAATTCTATTCTTGCTAGCGGTGATTGGTATCGTTTTAAAGTGGAGCAAACAGGCGTACATCGTATAACACAAGGTTTTCTTTCAAGTTTAGGTATGGATGTCGATAATATAGATCCACGTAATTTGAAAATTTATGGACAAGGCGGCACATCACTACCTTTAACTAATGAGGATAATCGATTTTATGATCCTGCGGAAATTGCCATACGGGTCAATGGTAGTGCTGATGGGTCTCTAGATAGCGGTGATGAAGTGCTGTTTTATGCAGTCGCAAGCGATACAGAATTTATTGAGGACAACGATAGTTTTATCAATCCTTATGACGATGATACATACTACTACATAACCGCTAGTGGTGGCGCGGGAAAACGGATTGCCGCTTTTAACCAACCAACACAAGCGCCAACGGTTACTTATACTTCTTATGAAGTGGTTAAACATGTGGAGACTGATGAACGTAACATTGGTCAGATAGGTCGATTATGGTATGGTGAACGTTTTAGTATTGAGCCCGAGCAAAGTTTTACGCTGCAATTTGATAATGTTCTTGCTTCCAGGCCTGCAAGGTTGCGAATCACAACTGGAGCTATAAGCGATATACGTACCAGCATGTCTTTTTCAATTAATGGACAGTCGTTAGGTGTGACTAGTTATACTGGGCTGTCTAACGATAACATATCAGTCGCTAGACGCAACACACTGATCAATAATACAGATGTCAACTTGACCAGCGATGAAGCGGTCGTGACCTTGTCTTATGATAACGCAGGAAATCCTGGTGCGCAGGCATATCTGGATTATATCCGCATTGATGCATATCAGGAGCTTACTGGCATAGGTAAGCAATTCAAATTCTATGTGCCTGAAAGTGCGGTGCGATCTGGTGTTGCTCAATATGCTGTGAGTAATGCCAGTGAGATAAGTGCTGCATGGGATATCACCGATAGGTTCAATATTAGGAGCATAGAGAATATTGACAATGCTGCGCAATTCAATTTTAATGCGCCACAAGGAAGTTTACGCACCTATCAAGCCGTTGTACCAAGTGATTATCATAGTCCAGTATTACCACAAGATGCCCGTGTAGGTAATCAAAACCTCAAAGGGACGATTTTTAACAATAGTGGTGGCTCATTTGTAGATATTGATTACTTGATTATCACACCTGATTTTTTACAGAATCAAGCCCAACGACTGGCTAATTATCACATACGTGACGGTAATCTCAATACTAAGGTTGTCTTGCTACAAGATATTTACAACGAGTTTTCAGAAGGCAAGCAGGACATAAGTGCGATCAGGAATTTTGTTAAGTACGTCTATGACAATGCATCAGATCCATCAAGAAGGGTTCAATATCTCAATATGTTTGGAGATACGAGCTTTGATTATAAGGACAGGATTGCTGTCAAGGATAATATTGTACCATCATTTTTGTCTGCTAACAGCACCTCTACGGTAGGATCTTATTGCACAGACGATTTCTTTACGTACATGGATCCCGAAGAAGGAACAGGCGCAACCAATAATCTTATGGACATCGCCGTAGGTCGAATGATTGTATCGACCCAGCAAGAGGCTAGAGAAATGGTAGATAAGATCGTAAGCTACACGGCAAGACCAGCGTTTGAACGCTGGCGCAATGATGTTACCTTGATAGGTGATGACGTCGATATTCCTAGTGATGATATTTTGCAGGAAAGTGTGAATCAGTTAGCAGACGATATTACCGAGAATCGACCAGATTACAATGTACGCAAAATACTTCTAGATAGTTATGATCAGGTGAGTACTGCTGGTGGTGAGCGCTATCCAGACGCTGTGGATGATATACGTAATGCGTTTGAGCAAGGATCACTGGTAATCAATTACTTTGGTCATGGTAATGAAGATGGATTGTCGCAAGAATTTGTGGTCACGCAGTCCCTAGTCCGCAATTTGCGCAATGCTAATACGTTGCCGTTGTTTATTACGGTAACCTGCGAGTTCACCCGTTATGATAATCCGTTAAGAACAAGTGGTGGCGAGATTACCTACCTCAATCCTCAAGGTGGTGCAATATCGCTTGTGGCAACTAACAGACTTATCTTCATCAGTGTTGGTGTTACTTTAAATGATACTCTAGATCAATACCTCTTTGGGTTCAATAATGTTGAACCTATCTCGATGGCCGAGGCACTTAGGCTCGCTAAAACCGATCCAGCACTTGCAAGAAATGGCACACGTCGAGTGGTTGCGTTTATTGGTGATCCAGCATTAAAACTAGCATTTCCATCACCAAGAGTAGCCCTAACGGCAATTAATGGGCAGCCTATCGTCACTGCAAACGATCAGCCACAATTAAGAGCACTTGATCGAGCTACCGTATCTGGTGAGGTGCAAGATCTTTCGGGTAGATTGATCCCAGATTATAATGGTACGGTGTCGGTAACCTTATTTGATAAACCAATAGATCGCACCACGTTCGCAAATGATAATAGCCGTGACAGTGATGGTGATATCATTAAATTGAACTTTGACCAACAAGGTGAGGTTCTCTTTCGTGGTCAGGCGACTGTTGAGAACGGATTGTTTAATGTAGAGTTTGTGCTGCCACGCGACACGCAAATACCTTTGGGGAACGGTCGATTATCCTTTTACGCTCAACGAGACCAGCCGTTAGAAGATCAAAATGGATTTTCTGAACAAGTCATCATAGGTGGCATCAACGAGGACGCACCAGAAGATAATGTCGGGCCAGAAATAGAATTGTTTATGAACGATCGCAATTTTGTAAGCGGCGGCATCACAGATCCTAATCCATTAATACTGGCATTTCTTGAGGACATGAATGGTATCAATACAGCAAGCGGTATAGGTCACGATATCATAGGTATTCTAGATGGTGATGAGACTAATCCTTTCATTCTTAACGATTATTATGAGGCCGACGTGGATGATTTTACTAGAGGTAAGGTGTTTTTCCCATTGCGAGATATAGAACCTGGATTACACACGCTAACTGTGAAAGGCTGGGATACCTATAATAATAGCAGCACCCAAGAAATACAATTTGTAGTGGCAGCTGGCGACGGTATTGAGCTTACTAGAGTTCTCAATTATCCTAATCCGTTTAGTACCTATACAGAGTTTTGGTTCAATCACAACCGTCCTTTTGAGCCGCTGGATGTTCAAGTTCAAGTGATGACGGTAACCGGTAAAGTCGTGTGGACTCAAAACCAGATTATCACAACAACCGGATTTACTTCTCGCGAGATAACTTGGGATGGTATGGACGATTTTGGTCAACGGTTGGCAAAAGGTGTTTACATTTATAAGATAACTGTTAAAAGTTCGTTAGCAAATGAGACGGCGAGCAAAATTGAAAAACTGGTCATCCTTTAG
- the porV gene encoding type IX secretion system outer membrane channel protein PorV, whose product MKRFLLLSTTILVLLVDINPVQAQDSRVITTALPFLRIAGDARAGGMADMGVATSPDVWSQQWNPAKYSFIDREYQAGIAYTPYLGQLVNDIGIGQIAFANKFNEQSAFAGSIRYFGLGTIFITEDGETGTEESPNEFVIDGTYSLKLSEQFSMAVTGRFLRSDLRIQSQSNDASAASSFSVGVAGYYQSEEIPYNDFSGRWRGGFNISNIGPKISYDTGGQENFLPTNLGLGGGFDFILDDGFSKIGVTAELNKLLVPTPPIRDLQDQDEDGDRQEILQGQDDDVDFFSGIFQSFGDAPGGSSEELKEITWALGAEYTYDDTFALRTGYFNESDEKGGRQFLTLGAGFKFSEIVLDLSYLFSTSAVQSPLEGTLRFGLTFNFGDEYVQY is encoded by the coding sequence ATGAAAAGATTTCTTCTTCTATCAACAACCATTTTAGTATTACTAGTTGATATAAATCCAGTACAAGCACAAGATTCTAGAGTTATTACGACGGCACTACCGTTTTTACGCATAGCAGGTGATGCCCGCGCAGGTGGTATGGCAGACATGGGTGTGGCAACAAGTCCTGATGTATGGTCACAACAATGGAATCCAGCAAAATATTCTTTCATTGATCGTGAATATCAGGCTGGTATCGCATATACACCTTATTTAGGGCAGCTTGTTAATGATATAGGTATTGGACAAATTGCGTTTGCTAATAAGTTTAATGAGCAAAGCGCATTTGCAGGTAGCATAAGGTATTTCGGTTTAGGTACCATTTTTATTACTGAAGATGGTGAGACAGGAACTGAGGAAAGCCCGAATGAATTTGTCATCGACGGTACTTACTCACTCAAATTGTCAGAGCAATTCTCCATGGCGGTAACAGGTCGCTTTCTACGCAGTGATTTGCGTATTCAATCACAAAGTAATGACGCTAGTGCAGCGAGCAGCTTTAGTGTAGGTGTAGCCGGTTACTATCAAAGTGAGGAGATTCCATACAACGACTTCTCAGGTAGATGGCGTGGTGGTTTTAATATATCAAACATAGGTCCTAAGATTTCTTATGATACTGGTGGGCAAGAGAATTTCTTACCTACCAACCTAGGATTAGGTGGTGGTTTTGATTTTATCTTAGATGATGGATTTAGCAAAATAGGAGTAACTGCAGAGCTTAATAAATTACTTGTGCCAACACCACCAATTAGAGACCTACAAGATCAAGATGAGGACGGTGATAGACAAGAGATTCTACAAGGACAAGATGACGATGTAGATTTCTTCTCGGGTATCTTTCAATCATTTGGCGATGCGCCAGGTGGTAGTAGTGAAGAGCTGAAAGAGATTACCTGGGCACTTGGAGCAGAGTATACTTATGACGACACATTTGCCTTGCGTACAGGTTATTTCAATGAGAGTGATGAAAAAGGTGGCCGTCAATTCTTGACATTGGGAGCTGGTTTCAAATTCTCTGAAATTGTGCTTGATCTATCTTATTTATTTTCGACAAGTGCAGTACAATCGCCATTGGAAGGAACGTTGAGGTTTGGTCTCACCTTCAACTTTGGTGACGAGTACGTTCAATACTAG
- the cdd gene encoding cytidine deaminase, producing the protein MKKLELHTVVHLYDDIDELDQDSRDLMKEAIVARSNAYAPYSKFTVGCAIKLDDGTIIHGNNQENAAYPSGLCAERVAIFAAGANHPGKAIVKMAITASGIDNKFTKPVPPCGACRQSIAEYEMRQQQPLECYFMGASGNIAHVNSHKELLPLAFDKKYL; encoded by the coding sequence ATCAAGAAACTTGAGTTACATACCGTCGTCCACTTATATGACGATATTGATGAATTAGATCAAGACAGCCGCGATCTGATGAAAGAAGCGATTGTAGCTAGATCAAATGCCTATGCGCCATATTCAAAATTCACGGTAGGTTGCGCCATTAAATTAGATGATGGTACTATAATTCACGGTAACAATCAAGAAAATGCTGCGTACCCATCAGGTTTGTGTGCAGAGCGTGTGGCAATATTTGCTGCAGGCGCTAACCATCCAGGTAAGGCGATTGTCAAAATGGCCATCACTGCAAGCGGCATCGACAACAAGTTTACTAAGCCAGTACCACCATGCGGCGCCTGTCGTCAAAGTATTGCAGAATATGAGATGCGCCAGCAACAACCACTAGAATGTTATTTCATGGGTGCTAGCGGCAACATCGCTCATGTAAACAGCCATAAAGAATTGCTACCCTTAGCATTCGACAAAAAGTACCTATAA
- the pdhA gene encoding pyruvate dehydrogenase (acetyl-transferring) E1 component subunit alpha, with product MKKVDKEVLLNWYEEMLFWRKFEDKLAQVYIQQKVRGFLHLYNGQEAILAGALHAMDLSKDKMITAYRNHVQPIGMGVDPKRVMAELYGKATGTSQGLGGSMHIFSKEHNFYGGHGIVGGQIPLGAGIAFGDKYHDRDAVTLTFFGDGAARQGSLHETFNLAMLWNLPVVFCVENNGYAMGTSVARTANHTEIWKLGLGYEMPCGPVDAMDPEKVAEAMHEAIERARSGGGPTFLELKTYRYRGHSMSDAQKYRTKDEVAEYQKIDPITQVKERLLDQNGVKEADIKKIDKRVKERVAECEKFAEESPFPDKNVMYDAVYEQDDYPFLPAKL from the coding sequence ATGAAAAAAGTCGATAAGGAAGTATTATTAAACTGGTATGAAGAGATGCTCTTCTGGAGAAAGTTTGAGGACAAGCTAGCCCAGGTTTACATACAGCAAAAGGTGCGTGGATTCCTGCACTTATACAATGGTCAAGAGGCAATTCTTGCAGGCGCGTTGCATGCGATGGACTTATCAAAAGACAAGATGATCACGGCTTACCGTAATCACGTACAGCCTATAGGTATGGGCGTTGATCCTAAGCGAGTCATGGCAGAGCTTTATGGTAAGGCTACTGGAACATCCCAAGGTCTAGGTGGTTCCATGCATATATTTTCTAAAGAACATAATTTCTACGGTGGTCATGGTATCGTTGGTGGACAAATTCCATTGGGTGCTGGTATAGCCTTTGGCGACAAGTATCACGATCGTGATGCGGTAACTTTAACCTTCTTTGGTGATGGTGCTGCGCGTCAAGGATCGTTACATGAAACATTCAACCTTGCCATGCTATGGAATTTACCGGTGGTATTCTGCGTAGAAAACAATGGTTACGCAATGGGAACAAGTGTTGCGCGTACCGCAAACCATACAGAGATCTGGAAGCTAGGTCTAGGTTATGAAATGCCTTGTGGACCTGTGGACGCCATGGATCCAGAAAAAGTTGCTGAGGCGATGCATGAAGCGATCGAAAGAGCAAGATCTGGTGGCGGTCCTACATTTCTTGAATTGAAGACGTACCGTTATAGAGGTCACTCCATGAGTGATGCTCAAAAGTACCGTACTAAAGATGAGGTTGCCGAATACCAAAAGATCGATCCAATCACTCAGGTAAAAGAGCGATTATTGGATCAAAACGGCGTGAAGGAAGCGGACATTAAAAAGATCGATAAAAGAGTTAAGGAACGCGTTGCAGAGTGTGAGAAATTTGCCGAAGAGTCACCGTTCCCAGATAAGAATGTGATGTACGATGCTGTTTATGAGCAGGACGATTATCCATTTTTACCAGCAAAATTATAA
- a CDS encoding pyruvate dehydrogenase complex dihydrolipoamide acetyltransferase, whose translation MAEIINMPRLSDTMEEGVVASWLKKVGDKVEEGDILAEIETDKATMEFESFYEGTLLHIGVQEGETAPVDQLLAIIGEEGEDVQALLDGNAGGDDDKKEDKKDEKSDNKESNSNDSEEDNSDDSEDSSSDSDSSSADLPDGVEIITMPRLSDTMEEGTVASWLKKEGDKVEEGDILAEIETDKATMEFESFHEGTLLKIGIQEGETAAVDSLLAVIGPEGTDVSSIDMKSSGSSSNSKKSEKKTDSEAEDKKSDDKKEEEKKSSSSTKATADSKPASTPAYGDVQSQSHPDASGAGSDGERIFASPLAKKMAKDKGINLSNVKGSGENGRITKKDIVNFKPGSAPAAGQAQAFEAVGTETWEEVPNSQMRKTIAKRLGESKFKAPHYYLGLDLDMDNAIASRKAINELPDTKISFNDMVIKAAAMALRKHPKVNTSWTDKAIRMAKHIHIGVAVAVEDGLLVPVLPFADQMSMQQIGGKVKELAGKARSKKLQPKEMEGSTFTISNLGMFGITEFTSIINQPNSAIMSVGAIVQKPVVKDGQIVIGNVMKITLACDHRTVDGATGAAFLQTFKAYIENPIVMYV comes from the coding sequence ATGGCAGAGATTATAAACATGCCGCGATTGAGCGACACGATGGAAGAAGGTGTTGTAGCATCATGGCTCAAGAAAGTAGGCGATAAGGTAGAAGAAGGTGATATCCTTGCGGAAATTGAGACCGATAAAGCCACAATGGAGTTTGAGTCGTTCTATGAAGGAACGTTATTGCATATAGGTGTTCAAGAAGGTGAGACTGCTCCTGTAGATCAACTACTTGCGATTATAGGTGAAGAAGGCGAAGATGTACAAGCTTTGCTAGACGGCAATGCTGGCGGCGATGACGATAAGAAAGAAGATAAAAAAGACGAGAAGTCAGACAACAAAGAATCTAATAGCAATGATTCTGAAGAGGATAATTCAGACGATTCAGAAGACTCAAGTTCAGATTCAGACTCAAGTTCCGCTGATCTTCCTGATGGTGTAGAAATCATTACCATGCCGCGATTGAGCGACACGATGGAAGAAGGTACGGTTGCTTCATGGCTCAAAAAAGAAGGAGATAAGGTTGAAGAAGGCGATATTCTTGCCGAAATTGAGACCGACAAGGCAACCATGGAGTTTGAATCATTCCACGAGGGTACATTGTTAAAAATCGGTATTCAAGAAGGTGAGACTGCTGCGGTAGATAGTTTACTAGCCGTCATAGGCCCGGAAGGAACAGATGTTTCCAGTATCGATATGAAATCATCAGGTTCATCATCTAACAGTAAAAAGTCTGAGAAGAAAACTGACTCTGAAGCTGAGGACAAAAAATCGGACGATAAAAAAGAAGAAGAAAAAAAGAGTTCTTCAAGTACAAAAGCAACGGCAGATTCTAAACCAGCATCTACACCAGCATATGGTGATGTGCAATCGCAAAGTCATCCAGATGCATCTGGTGCTGGCAGTGATGGTGAACGCATTTTTGCATCACCGCTTGCCAAGAAAATGGCAAAGGATAAAGGTATAAACCTATCCAATGTAAAAGGTTCTGGTGAAAACGGTCGTATTACCAAAAAAGACATTGTAAACTTCAAGCCTGGTAGCGCACCAGCAGCTGGTCAAGCACAAGCATTTGAAGCCGTAGGCACTGAGACTTGGGAAGAAGTTCCTAACTCACAAATGCGTAAGACGATTGCAAAGCGCCTAGGTGAATCAAAATTCAAAGCACCGCATTACTATCTAGGTCTAGATTTAGATATGGACAATGCTATTGCAAGCCGCAAGGCCATCAATGAATTACCTGATACTAAGATCAGTTTTAACGACATGGTGATCAAGGCAGCAGCCATGGCACTGCGCAAACACCCTAAGGTCAATACATCATGGACTGATAAAGCTATTAGGATGGCAAAGCACATCCATATAGGTGTTGCCGTGGCGGTTGAAGATGGTTTGCTGGTTCCAGTATTACCGTTTGCAGATCAAATGAGCATGCAACAAATAGGTGGTAAGGTCAAGGAACTCGCTGGTAAGGCACGTTCTAAAAAGCTGCAACCTAAAGAAATGGAAGGCAGCACGTTTACTATTTCTAACCTGGGAATGTTTGGTATTACAGAGTTCACCTCTATTATCAATCAGCCTAACAGTGCGATAATGTCAGTAGGTGCCATTGTACAAAAGCCAGTTGTCAAGGATGGACAGATCGTTATAGGTAATGTGATGAAGATTACACTTGCCTGCGATCACCGTACCGTTGATGGTGCAACCGGTGCCGCATTCCTGCAAACGTTCAAAGCCTATATCGAGAATCCTATCGTGATGTACGTATAG
- a CDS encoding M20/M25/M40 family metallo-hydrolase codes for MKNLSVLIVALILASCGTSRRLEKMDLATAKIKERKVYLPTANPTQIAIDVQYLSSDELNGRETGTKGIEMAADYLKERLQTIGIEPYGSGYFDAFSSGDLKGYNVVGMLPGSDRELMKETIVIGAHYDHIGIISAVDGDSIANGANDNATGTATVLAIADAFKKLDFNRRKVVFALFSAEEKGLIGSRKLAEKMKANGENVVAMINFEMTGTPMVDKEYITYLTGYDTSNMGEIFNREYEKFKVTEKLEAAAKMNLFRRSDNYSFYEVFKIPAQTFCTFDFTNFDHYHQVGDDISQVSARHMADVVNAVMPGLFEIINDEVPVLTAAIDE; via the coding sequence ATGAAAAATCTCTCAGTTTTAATCGTTGCGTTGATTCTAGCATCTTGTGGTACGTCCAGGCGCTTGGAAAAAATGGATTTGGCTACTGCCAAGATCAAGGAGCGTAAGGTCTATTTACCTACTGCAAACCCTACTCAAATTGCCATTGACGTTCAATATTTATCTAGTGATGAGCTCAATGGTCGTGAGACTGGCACAAAAGGCATTGAGATGGCCGCAGACTATCTTAAGGAAAGACTTCAAACAATAGGTATTGAACCATACGGTTCAGGCTATTTTGATGCATTCAGCTCTGGTGATCTCAAAGGTTACAATGTGGTTGGGATGTTACCAGGTAGCGATCGTGAATTGATGAAAGAAACCATCGTGATAGGTGCACACTATGATCACATAGGTATCATCAGTGCTGTTGATGGCGATAGTATTGCAAATGGCGCTAATGACAATGCAACGGGAACCGCAACGGTGTTGGCCATCGCAGATGCTTTCAAAAAACTGGACTTCAATCGTAGAAAAGTAGTATTTGCATTATTCTCTGCCGAAGAAAAAGGACTCATAGGCTCAAGAAAGCTTGCTGAAAAAATGAAAGCCAATGGTGAGAATGTCGTTGCCATGATCAATTTTGAAATGACGGGAACGCCTATGGTTGATAAAGAATACATCACTTACCTAACAGGATACGATACTTCTAATATGGGTGAGATTTTTAATCGTGAGTATGAGAAATTCAAAGTGACTGAAAAACTGGAAGCTGCTGCTAAAATGAATCTCTTCCGCAGGTCCGATAACTATAGTTTTTACGAGGTGTTCAAGATACCAGCGCAGACTTTCTGCACCTTTGACTTTACCAACTTTGATCATTATCATCAGGTAGGAGACGATATATCACAGGTTAGTGCTAGGCACATGGCAGACGTTGTCAATGCTGTTATGCCAGGTCTTTTTGAGATTATCAATGATGAGGTACCCGTTTTGACAGCTGCTATCGATGAGTAA
- a CDS encoding SDR family NAD(P)-dependent oxidoreductase, with the protein MSKNVVITGTSRGIGFELAQLFASGGYKVFALSRKQNSIQQLDNSNITAISCDLADESSIIESVEQIEKTVDQVDILIHNAGMLVNKPFAELSKSDFVNCYEVNVFGVALLTQKLLTLLHDASHVVAISSMGGIQGSAKFPGLAAYSSAKGAVITLFELLAEEYKESGPSFNTLALGAVQTEMLAEAFPGYEAPLQPKEMAQYIMDFALTGTKFYNGKTLEVSSSTP; encoded by the coding sequence ATGAGTAAAAACGTCGTTATCACAGGAACCAGTCGCGGCATTGGTTTTGAATTAGCTCAGCTATTTGCTAGCGGTGGTTATAAAGTGTTTGCGCTTTCGCGAAAGCAAAATAGCATCCAGCAACTGGACAACTCAAACATCACAGCCATTTCATGCGACCTCGCAGATGAGAGTAGCATCATTGAGTCTGTAGAGCAAATTGAAAAAACCGTTGATCAAGTCGATATTCTGATTCATAACGCAGGAATGCTAGTCAATAAACCCTTTGCAGAACTAAGCAAATCTGACTTTGTGAATTGTTATGAGGTCAACGTTTTTGGAGTAGCGCTGTTAACACAGAAGCTACTGACATTATTGCACGACGCATCGCATGTAGTAGCCATAAGCTCTATGGGTGGTATCCAAGGTAGTGCCAAGTTCCCGGGTCTTGCAGCCTACAGCAGCGCAAAAGGTGCGGTCATAACGCTTTTTGAACTATTGGCAGAAGAATATAAAGAATCCGGTCCATCATTCAATACACTAGCTCTAGGAGCCGTACAAACCGAAATGCTTGCCGAGGCTTTCCCTGGATATGAAGCACCACTGCAACCTAAAGAAATGGCTCAATATATCATGGATTTTGCGCTTACTGGTACTAAGTTTTATAATGGTAAAACACTTGAGGTGAGTAGTAGTACGCCTTAA